The nucleotide sequence CATTAAAACGGTAACTAATTAGGCACTGCAATAATGCTGTCTTTAACTCTATTTTTAAGGCTTCTAAAGCATCATTAATATTAATAACAGTATTAATACTATTTAAGGTGATTCCATTCTTAAGAGTATCTTCTGCTACATTTGAAATGTAGTTTCTAAAAAATATTGAATATTTATATAAGTCTTTTGCGTTTATATTGCTATTTAAAATCATGGCTTCTTTAACCTTTCACCATCAATTAAGCATATGGAGAAAATATAACGCAACAATTGACAAAAACTAATTATTTCTAACAAAATTTAAATAATTTTTGTAAAAAATGACTAAAAAAAGATAATTTACAGAAGGTCAATTAAATAAAGGAATAGGTAAATAAATTTACTTTACTAATAATGACATTAATGCTAAGAATATTCCTATATTAAGGGTAATAAGAGTTCCAAACATCCAACCATGAAGTTTAAGTTTATTATCGAGTACATTGAATTTAGTATCAATCTTATTATCAAGTTCGGCTTTAACAGATTTAATTTCAGCTTGTAAGCTTGACTCTACCTTTTCAATCTTGGTGTTAAGATTATTCTCAACAGAATCAATTTTGTTATCTAGGTCGGTTTTGACAGATTTAATCTCAGATTGTAAGAGAGCTTCAACTTTTTCAAGCTTAAGGTTAAAGTTATTCTCTACAGTGTCTATTTTGGTATTAAGCTCATCCTTAACACTACTAATACCATCTTCTAAGTGTTTTAACTTTATGTCAAAGTTTTCTTTTAAGAATTCAATATCTTTATAAGTCAGTTCATTTTTATAATACCTATAAGACAGGTCAATAGCAATATCTCTTTTAATACCGGCTTTAGTAAGTTCAGCTATAACCATTTGCTGTGTAATAACTGGTTGCGCAAGTCCCATAAAAACACTCCTTATGTAATTATTATATAATATTTTAACTGTTATAGGAACCTTATTTTAGTAAAATGTGCTCTGAGGGTACGCATACTTAGAGTCAATAACATATATGATGCTGATAGGCTATCTAATGAATCATCATCACTCTTACCATCCCCTTTGTACTTATAAATATCAGATATAGCTGATTTACTTGAATAATCCATAATACTAAGTTTAGATGTTGCAAATGGCTCTATTAACGTAGCAATTCTAGTAAATTTATTACTTATAGGTTTAATTGGAGCAATTTTAAAATTATGACTCATACCCGCCCTAAGTTTAAGAAACATTTTAGTCACATTCCCATGCCCAGAAACGTTATCCCTATCTTCAACATATAGTTTGTGTACATTAAGATTTGTAAGTATAGTTTTAATTGTATTTAACATCTTAGGATCACCTACTGGTAACTTTTCTTGAAAAATAAATGCATAATAACTTTGATCTACTCGCTCCAAAACACAAAGGGCTGTATTATCTCCTCCTATACTATATGCAGGATCTAAATATGCTATTGGGGATATAAATTCATGGTTACTTGTAAGATTAACATTAGTAAATATCAAGTCACAGGACGGGACCCATTCTCCAAGTAGAACCCTTGCCTTATATGTTGGAATGTTCCTGTAAATCTCTTCTTGGGTTTTAATAAAATCCCGAGAAATTAATTCATTATCATATGTTGTAAAGTTATATGTAGAGTAAATTTTTGTATTATCAATATAATCAAGCTTAAAGAAATGTTCAGGACTATCTGGATTGGTATCAAATATAATTGCCTGCATTCCTACTCTAAGTCTTTTTAAACATTCTATTAATGTTTCTTTATGCAGTGTAGTAGCTTCATTAACGTAAATAAGTGCCGAATTAGAGCCTCTAAACCGCTCAAAATCACTTGCCCTATCACCACCATACAAATTAACTCTTAGTGAGTCTATTTCAAAATATGATGTATTAGAAAATTTTGGCCTAAAGGGTATTTTAAGCATACTAGCAATATCTTCTAACTCACTCATAACATTAACCTCTAATGATTTTTGTGAATTTCCTATTATAAAATTATTAGTATTTCTTTTATACACATTCCTATTTGTAAGCAGTATTTTTAAGAATAGATAACATGCTAGAAATGTTTTACCACTTGCAATCCCACCAGATAAAATAATTTTACTTTGATTATTCTTCTCGATATTACGTACTACTTTAAGTTGTTTTGAAGTTAAATATTTACTTTCAAATCCTTTAAAATCAATATCCAATGCTTTAGGCTTAATAAAATCCATTATATCAATACCAAAATCACGCTTGTACTCTCGCTGCATTTCTTTAAATATAGGCAGTTTATATATATCCATTACCATATCCTTTAAATTTGTAATTTAGAGCGCACATCTGTATCAGTAGCTTTAAGCTTTAGCATTGTCTTGTAACATAGTGACATCTTCTTAAGTTCTCTCTCCCTTTTAAGCTCATCTAGTTTAAGTTTTAACTCTTCAAGCTCACGACTCTCTTCTTCTGAATGTGCAACTTTTTTACTTAAAGTCTTCTTATAAAGATTGCTAATTTGAGACTCGAGTTCTTCTATTTTGTAATTATAAGTTTTAAGTTCCAACTCTAAATAACGACTAAATGAATTTATAAATTCTAGTCCCAACATACTTTTAGCCATACTAAACTGACTTTTAAGATCACGCGCCTGGGCTGTACTTTGTGATGCATGAAATAAGATATTATTTAAAGTATCTTCACAAATAGTAAGCTTAGCAGCACCAGTAATATACTCAGGGTCATCCTTAATCTCTTCCCATTTGCGTCTCATCTTTCCTACATTAACACGACTAACTCCCATCTCTTTTGCTATACCAGTGTTATTAAGCTTCCCTTCTCTAAAATACACAACATAATCATCTAATGATTTCTTTACCCTATTCATACCTTTTAATATAAGTTAACTAATAGGTTAACAAAAATATATTTAACATAAAATTTATAACAAAACAACAAATTTTACAAAAACAATTAATACTTATAAATAACTATACAGAACAAAATAACCAGGTTATACTGTTAACTAAATATTAAGAAAGGGGAATATTTATGACTAAATTTATAAATTATTTAGTGCTATGTAGCACATTGCTTTTATACTGTTGTGGGGATCGCAATCCTATATCTAACCCACAAAACAATTTTGTTGTGGAGCATAGTGGTTTACAACAAAGAGATAATAAACAAACTGATGAACAAATTAAATTTGATACTATAATTCATGCATTTAATAGTATCATAAAAAATGATACTCAATTGAGCACAGAAAAAAAAAAAAAATATAAAAAATTTGAAAATTGGCTATTAAAAGATATACACAAACAAAAAGAACTGGCTGAGCATTTTCAATATATATACGAATTTTTAAGAATAGAGAAACCAGAACAAGCAAACAACATAACTATTAAACAACTTATAGGAAATACTATTGATTGTATATCGTCAGATACATGTGAGGGAAGACAAGATATATATTCTTATGAAATCGATGATAGTACGTCTGAGGGAGAACGAATAAAAATAGCTTTTGAAAATCTTTTATCCAAGATGCTTAGCATATCTAATAATGTCACAGATAATATAAATGAAAAAATGTTTAAATATCTTAAATCAGAA is from Borrelia puertoricensis and encodes:
- the bdr gene encoding Bdr family repetitive protein, whose protein sequence is MGLAQPVITQQMVIAELTKAGIKRDIAIDLSYRYYKNELTYKDIEFLKENFDIKLKHLEDGISSVKDELNTKIDTVENNFNLKLEKVEALLQSEIKSVKTDLDNKIDSVENNLNTKIEKVESSLQAEIKSVKAELDNKIDTKFNVLDNKLKLHGWMFGTLITLNIGIFLALMSLLVK
- a CDS encoding PBSX family phage terminase large subunit, which translates into the protein MDIYKLPIFKEMQREYKRDFGIDIMDFIKPKALDIDFKGFESKYLTSKQLKVVRNIEKNNQSKIILSGGIASGKTFLACYLFLKILLTNRNVYKRNTNNFIIGNSQKSLEVNVMSELEDIASMLKIPFRPKFSNTSYFEIDSLRVNLYGGDRASDFERFRGSNSALIYVNEATTLHKETLIECLKRLRVGMQAIIFDTNPDSPEHFFKLDYIDNTKIYSTYNFTTYDNELISRDFIKTQEEIYRNIPTYKARVLLGEWVPSCDLIFTNVNLTSNHEFISPIAYLDPAYSIGGDNTALCVLERVDQSYYAFIFQEKLPVGDPKMLNTIKTILTNLNVHKLYVEDRDNVSGHGNVTKMFLKLRAGMSHNFKIAPIKPISNKFTRIATLIEPFATSKLSIMDYSSKSAISDIYKYKGDGKSDDDSLDSLSASYMLLTLSMRTLRAHFTKIRFL
- a CDS encoding DUF603 domain-containing protein codes for the protein MNRVKKSLDDYVVYFREGKLNNTGIAKEMGVSRVNVGKMRRKWEEIKDDPEYITGAAKLTICEDTLNNILFHASQSTAQARDLKSQFSMAKSMLGLEFINSFSRYLELELKTYNYKIEELESQISNLYKKTLSKKVAHSEEESRELEELKLKLDELKRERELKKMSLCYKTMLKLKATDTDVRSKLQI
- a CDS encoding Mlp family lipoprotein, with translation MTKFINYLVLCSTLLLYCCGDRNPISNPQNNFVVEHSGLQQRDNKQTDEQIKFDTIIHAFNSIIKNDTQLSTEKKKKYKKFENWLLKDIHKQKELAEHFQYIYEFLRIEKPEQANNITIKQLIGNTIDCISSDTCEGRQDIYSYEIDDSTSEGERIKIAFENLLSKMLSISNNVTDNINEKMFKYLKSELIFENSSIVQDLGWTHVKFHELRFNDIQRKVIKNLPEPIKDPYDRRLYTSEHITFLKLSDSTIKPVLDHIHKELSKCDGNQKSINDFNNDLKSYFKTNEINEETMNKLPSIVIIKCENGS